One stretch of Malus domestica chromosome 14, GDT2T_hap1 DNA includes these proteins:
- the LOC103454708 gene encoding uncharacterized protein isoform X2, which yields MDSNLDLGDANTAFRKPSTDTANRKYRRRSPLSSSSPSNGSPVHEHSSSPKISQEDPVKVSEYRTRRNEDERKFERDSNRSCYGKSSDSYRNSDTQSSKTSHGYHRHDDYIKHDKHGDEEERNYQKITSRLGRETRGSAHSDHTRSKDYLRPSDKSSRDKYDGSVYRTKDKDRESSFPHQKYKDKDSSSEKVGYGRRHGIFEEMDKERGRHTLDRKAPDENRDYRRSSGDYRSERIFSYGESKGQRSDSISRRDEGKHCVKEGYKSELKEMDDENHSREQRKRYDERDNKVRSRNTREPTERSADDISRSENQESTAKRPKLFSSEKNTDGRKDVSKFTTTADGKGTSNSKPSQEGIGKTISSDAEAANDINVAKSAAMKAAEVVNRNLVSVGPAGCMTADQKKKLLWGNKKNTTAEEAGHRWDTALFSDRERQEKFNKLMGVKSEVKVENKPETEDQKQKELQLDLEKQYTAGLRRRDGRTVGLGL from the exons ATGGATTCAAACTTAGATTTGGGTGATGCAAATACAGCATTTCGCAAACCTTCAACTGATACAGCCAACCGGAAGTATCGCCGCCGTTCTCCGCTTAGCAGCTCATCTCCCTCTAATG gGAGTCCTGTGCATGAGCATAGTTCTAGCCCAAAAATTTCACAGGAAGATCCTGTAAAAGTCTCTGAATATCGAACAAGAAGGAATGAAGATGAAAGGAAATTTGAGAGGGATTCAAACAGGAGCTGTTATGGAAAAAGCAGTGATTCCTACAGGAATTCTGATACACAATCGTCCAAAACTTCACATGGTTACCATAGGCATGATGACTACATCAAACATGACAAACATGgtgatgaagaagaaagaaattatCAGAAGATAACTTCTCGTCTTGGTAGGGAGACAAGGGGTAGTGCTCATTCTGATCATACTAGGTCAAAAGACTATTTGCGTCCTTCGGACAAATCTTCTCGTGATAAATATGATGGTTCAGTATATAGGACCAAGGATAAAGATAGAGAATCTTCGTTTCCTCACCAGAAATATAAAGATAAGGACTCATCATCTGAGAAAGTTGGATATGGCAGGAGACATGGAATTTTTGAAGAGATGGACAAGGAACGGGGTAGGCATACATTGGACAGAAAAGCTCCGGATGAAAACAGGGATTACCGTAGGAGTTCTGGAGATTATAGAAGTGAACGGATTTTCTCCTATGGAGAGTCCAAGGGGCAAAGAAGTGACTCAATTTCCAGGAGAGATGAAGGTAAACATTGTGTGAAAGAAGGTTACAAGAGTGAATTAAAGGAAATGGATGATGAAAACCATTCCAGAGAACAAAGGAAGAGATATGATGAGAGGGATAATAAAGTGAGGAGCCGAAATACTAGAGAGCCAACAGAGCGGTCTGCAGATGATATTTCAAGGAGTGAAAATCAAGAATCTACTGCAAAAAGACCAAAGTTATTCAGCTCCGAGAAGAACACTGATGGCCGAAAAGATG TTTCTAAGTTCACAACTACAGCTGATGGAAAGGGGACTTCAAATTCTAAACCAAGTCAAGAAGGTATTGGGAAAACCATTTCCAGTGATGCAGAAGCTGCTAATGATATAAATGTCGCCAAATCTGCTGCAATGAAAGCTGCTGAAGTAG TTAATAGGAACCTTGTCAGTGTTGGTCCTGCGGGATGCATGACTGCTGACCAGAAGAAAAAGCTGTTGTGGGGAAACAAAAAGAACACGACTGCAGAAGAG GCTGGTCACCGTTGGGATACAGCATTGTTTTCCGACCGGGAAAGACAAGAAAAGTTCAACAAACTCATG GGAGTGAAGAGCGAAGTAAAGGTGGAAAACAAACCCGAAACCGAAGATCAGAAGCAGAAGGAACTCCAACTGGATTTGGAGAAGCAGTACACTGCTGGATTGCGAAGGAGAGATGGCCGTACTGTTGGATTAGGTCTTTAA
- the LOC103454708 gene encoding uncharacterized protein isoform X1, with protein sequence MDSNLDLGDANTAFRKPSTDTANRKYRRRSPLSSSSPSNGSPVHEHSSSPKISQEDPVKVSEYRTRRNEDERKFERDSNRSCYGKSSDSYRNSDTQSSKTSHGYHRHDDYIKHDKHGDEEERNYQKITSRLGRETRGSAHSDHTRSKDYLRPSDKSSRDKYDGSVYRTKDKDRESSFPHQKYKDKDSSSEKVGYGRRHGIFEEMDKERGRHTLDRKAPDENRDYRRSSGDYRSERIFSYGESKGQRSDSISRRDEGKHCVKEGYKSELKEMDDENHSREQRKRYDERDNKVRSRNTREPTERSADDISRSENQESTAKRPKLFSSEKNTDGRKDVSKFTTTADGKGTSNSKPSQEGIGKTISSDAEAANDINVAKSAAMKAAEVVNRNLVSVGPAGCMTADQKKKLLWGNKKNTTAEEAGHRWDTALFSDRERQEKFNKLMSLRLPWCLWPIVGSEERSKGGKQTRNRRSEAEGTPTGFGEAVHCWIAKERWPYCWIRSLSVLTFLTTTKTSGYCVVLLYKSHAAYDSILAHVRGNILFLEF encoded by the exons ATGGATTCAAACTTAGATTTGGGTGATGCAAATACAGCATTTCGCAAACCTTCAACTGATACAGCCAACCGGAAGTATCGCCGCCGTTCTCCGCTTAGCAGCTCATCTCCCTCTAATG gGAGTCCTGTGCATGAGCATAGTTCTAGCCCAAAAATTTCACAGGAAGATCCTGTAAAAGTCTCTGAATATCGAACAAGAAGGAATGAAGATGAAAGGAAATTTGAGAGGGATTCAAACAGGAGCTGTTATGGAAAAAGCAGTGATTCCTACAGGAATTCTGATACACAATCGTCCAAAACTTCACATGGTTACCATAGGCATGATGACTACATCAAACATGACAAACATGgtgatgaagaagaaagaaattatCAGAAGATAACTTCTCGTCTTGGTAGGGAGACAAGGGGTAGTGCTCATTCTGATCATACTAGGTCAAAAGACTATTTGCGTCCTTCGGACAAATCTTCTCGTGATAAATATGATGGTTCAGTATATAGGACCAAGGATAAAGATAGAGAATCTTCGTTTCCTCACCAGAAATATAAAGATAAGGACTCATCATCTGAGAAAGTTGGATATGGCAGGAGACATGGAATTTTTGAAGAGATGGACAAGGAACGGGGTAGGCATACATTGGACAGAAAAGCTCCGGATGAAAACAGGGATTACCGTAGGAGTTCTGGAGATTATAGAAGTGAACGGATTTTCTCCTATGGAGAGTCCAAGGGGCAAAGAAGTGACTCAATTTCCAGGAGAGATGAAGGTAAACATTGTGTGAAAGAAGGTTACAAGAGTGAATTAAAGGAAATGGATGATGAAAACCATTCCAGAGAACAAAGGAAGAGATATGATGAGAGGGATAATAAAGTGAGGAGCCGAAATACTAGAGAGCCAACAGAGCGGTCTGCAGATGATATTTCAAGGAGTGAAAATCAAGAATCTACTGCAAAAAGACCAAAGTTATTCAGCTCCGAGAAGAACACTGATGGCCGAAAAGATG TTTCTAAGTTCACAACTACAGCTGATGGAAAGGGGACTTCAAATTCTAAACCAAGTCAAGAAGGTATTGGGAAAACCATTTCCAGTGATGCAGAAGCTGCTAATGATATAAATGTCGCCAAATCTGCTGCAATGAAAGCTGCTGAAGTAG TTAATAGGAACCTTGTCAGTGTTGGTCCTGCGGGATGCATGACTGCTGACCAGAAGAAAAAGCTGTTGTGGGGAAACAAAAAGAACACGACTGCAGAAGAG GCTGGTCACCGTTGGGATACAGCATTGTTTTCCGACCGGGAAAGACAAGAAAAGTTCAACAAACTCATG AGTCTGAGGTTGCCTTGGTGCCTATGGCCAATTGTAGGGAGTGAAGAGCGAAGTAAAGGTGGAAAACAAACCCGAAACCGAAGATCAGAAGCAGAAGGAACTCCAACTGGATTTGGAGAAGCAGTACACTGCTGGATTGCGAAGGAGAGATGGCCGTACTGTTGGATTAGGTCTTTAAGCGTCCTCACATTTTTAACTACAACAAAGACATCGGGATATTGTGTTGTACTCTTGTACAAGAGTCATGCTGCTTATGATTCTATACTGGCGCATGTGAGAGGTAATATACTTTTCTTGGAGTTTTAG